A part of Lacibacter sp. H407 genomic DNA contains:
- a CDS encoding amidohydrolase family protein has translation MKFFLSFCFFLLLFSLTAQQKTTWITNVSIVNTKDGNTQPGMTVVLKGDRIQQLIKYKAGDKIPDNVQLIDGSGKYLMPGMVDGHIHFFQSGGLYTRPDAVNLGKFYSYEKDQQWIRDNHTDLMRRYLACGITTVADVGGPFSNYEVKTQNESSTLMPNAWVTGPLISTFQPPNLDPKDPPIVKVNSEEEARELVRKQLPYKPDFIKIWYIVLPNQSAASTLPIVKAAIDESHKNGLKVCVHATEYQTAKLSVEAGADILVHSVDDQLLDASFLQMMKQKKVTYIPTAIVAAKYREVFSQQHRISAHDLTYANPFALGTLFDLQHLPEKEIGFSYMSIRKQVQIPSKEDSIISRNMKLVADAGINVVAGTDAGNIGTQHASSFYTELLAMKDAGLTNAQILRSCTWNAAIAFGKETEMGSISNGKLANLLLLNKNPFDSLQHVNDIAFVINRGQIIKRDTLLKVTAELLVQQQLNAYNARNIDAFLTPYSDSIELYEYPDKLIGKGKAQMREMYSRLFKEVTNLHCELVNRMVLGNTVIDYESVTGFGPKPVRAIAVYTIEGNKISKVRFIE, from the coding sequence ATGAAATTTTTTCTTTCCTTCTGTTTCTTTTTGCTCTTATTTAGTTTAACTGCCCAGCAAAAAACAACCTGGATCACGAACGTATCAATCGTCAACACAAAAGATGGAAATACACAACCCGGAATGACAGTTGTGCTGAAGGGCGACCGTATTCAACAGTTGATAAAGTATAAAGCAGGCGACAAAATTCCTGACAATGTGCAACTCATTGATGGCAGCGGTAAGTACCTGATGCCCGGTATGGTTGATGGACATATTCATTTTTTTCAAAGCGGTGGTTTGTATACAAGACCTGATGCCGTGAATCTTGGTAAGTTCTATTCATATGAAAAAGATCAACAGTGGATCAGGGATAATCATACTGATTTGATGCGTCGCTACCTTGCCTGTGGTATTACAACTGTTGCAGATGTGGGCGGTCCGTTTAGTAACTATGAAGTAAAAACGCAAAACGAAAGTAGTACGCTTATGCCAAATGCGTGGGTAACAGGTCCGTTGATCTCTACGTTCCAGCCTCCGAACCTTGATCCCAAAGATCCACCGATCGTAAAAGTAAATTCAGAAGAAGAGGCGAGGGAGCTTGTGCGCAAACAACTGCCTTATAAGCCTGACTTTATCAAGATTTGGTATATTGTTTTGCCCAACCAATCTGCAGCAAGCACGCTGCCAATTGTAAAAGCGGCAATTGATGAAAGTCATAAGAATGGTTTGAAGGTTTGTGTACATGCAACCGAATATCAAACAGCAAAACTTTCGGTGGAAGCCGGTGCTGATATTTTGGTGCATAGTGTGGATGACCAATTGCTTGATGCATCGTTTTTACAGATGATGAAGCAGAAGAAAGTAACCTATATTCCTACTGCTATTGTTGCTGCAAAATACAGGGAAGTGTTTAGTCAGCAACATCGCATCAGTGCGCATGATCTTACGTATGCCAATCCGTTTGCTCTCGGTACTTTGTTCGATTTACAGCATTTGCCTGAAAAGGAGATCGGGTTCAGTTATATGTCAATACGTAAACAGGTACAGATCCCCTCAAAGGAAGACAGTATCATTTCCCGCAATATGAAGCTTGTTGCAGACGCAGGTATAAATGTGGTTGCAGGAACCGATGCCGGCAACATCGGTACACAACATGCGTCTTCGTTTTATACAGAGTTGCTTGCAATGAAAGATGCCGGTTTAACCAATGCGCAAATTCTTCGTTCCTGTACGTGGAATGCGGCGATCGCCTTTGGCAAGGAAACAGAAATGGGTTCCATTTCAAACGGGAAACTGGCTAACCTGCTACTGTTGAATAAAAATCCGTTCGACAGTTTACAACACGTAAATGATATTGCTTTCGTCATCAACCGTGGTCAGATTATTAAACGAGATACACTGTTGAAGGTAACAGCAGAGCTGTTGGTGCAGCAGCAACTCAATGCTTATAACGCCCGAAATATTGATGCTTTTCTTACTCCATACAGCGATAGTATTGAATTGTATGAGTATCCTGATAAATTGATTGGTAAGGGCAAAGCGCAAATGCGTGAGATGTACAGCCGTCTTTTTAAAGAAGTTACTAATCTTCATTGCGAACTGGTAAACCGGATGGTGCTGGGAAATACCGTCATCGATTATGAAAGTGTAACTGGGTTTGGTCCTAAGCCTGTAAGAGCCATTGCTGTTTATACAATCGAAGGAAATAAGATCAGTAAAGTACGCTTCATCGAATAA
- a CDS encoding DUF5694 domain-containing protein, translated as MKQLFILCLLCSFVATAGNAQQKKTKVLLLGSFHFDNPGLDVAKFENANILSAKRQAEVVEVVEKIKQFRPDKIFIEMPVERQQRLDSSFNKYKAGELKLGASETHQIAYRVAKELNHAGLYAVDYTEANFPFDSLMKSATAAKQFEFLGMIKQTIEAVEKEFNESLKTKTVKEILLHHNSPAYIQLAVGMYYEFLIAGEKGNHVGSYLTSEWWRRNMIIYENILKRLDGKEERILILFGSGHTALLNEMMKYNQKIELVPLSDVLK; from the coding sequence ATGAAACAGCTATTTATTCTCTGCCTCTTATGTTCATTTGTTGCAACAGCGGGCAATGCACAACAAAAGAAAACCAAGGTGTTATTGTTGGGAAGTTTTCATTTTGATAACCCGGGACTGGATGTGGCGAAATTTGAGAACGCCAATATCCTGTCTGCCAAACGGCAGGCAGAAGTGGTGGAAGTAGTAGAGAAGATCAAACAATTCAGACCCGATAAGATTTTTATTGAGATGCCTGTGGAACGACAACAGCGACTGGACAGCAGCTTTAATAAATACAAAGCAGGTGAACTTAAACTCGGTGCTTCAGAAACACATCAAATTGCTTACCGTGTGGCAAAAGAGCTGAATCACGCAGGTCTGTATGCGGTGGATTATACGGAAGCAAATTTTCCATTCGACAGCTTAATGAAGTCGGCAACTGCCGCAAAGCAGTTTGAGTTTTTAGGAATGATCAAACAAACCATTGAAGCTGTTGAAAAAGAATTTAACGAATCACTGAAAACAAAAACAGTGAAAGAAATTCTGTTGCATCATAATTCGCCTGCTTATATACAATTGGCAGTAGGGATGTACTATGAATTTCTTATTGCTGGCGAGAAAGGTAATCATGTGGGTTCGTATCTCACAAGCGAGTGGTGGAGAAGAAACATGATTATTTATGAAAATATACTGAAACGTTTAGATGGGAAAGAGGAACGTATCTTAATATTATTCGGATCAGGACATACGGCTTTGTTGAATGAAATGATGAAGTACAATCAAAAAATTGAATTAGTGCCATTGTCAGATGTGTTGAAATAA
- a CDS encoding DUF4034 domain-containing protein: protein MFKKLFKVFNSGNEASDIDLSLGYHRLHEFKLLLEQKNYTAFEKEYEKLEWDAKTLLCEGIGLNPSCEQSIAAWAMTNPSSYIANLFAGVSFTSQAWIARTGAQGSEVSEERAQLFFDFLEKAANHLKIADEINPDDAETCARTIRVYMGLGVEREVTEGYFIAANNIQEGHFMAHMMMINYLTPKWRGSIEEMYDFANNQFAESNSTLLMTLPLFAIIEEWLYYGMTDEKDSEEQVFKNEDLKETIKVMYSDYREEATNSLLIPYLYNYFAFVFHMFKEPELARDAASKIQGKMTVYPWAYIGLDKNKQLQEL, encoded by the coding sequence ATGTTTAAAAAGTTATTTAAAGTATTTAATTCAGGCAATGAAGCAAGCGATATTGATCTCTCGTTAGGCTACCACCGCTTACACGAGTTCAAGCTACTTCTTGAACAAAAAAATTACACTGCGTTTGAAAAAGAATATGAAAAACTTGAATGGGATGCAAAAACTTTATTGTGTGAAGGCATTGGGTTAAACCCATCCTGCGAGCAGAGTATAGCAGCTTGGGCAATGACAAATCCTTCTTCCTACATAGCAAATTTATTTGCCGGAGTTTCATTTACATCGCAGGCATGGATTGCCCGTACCGGTGCACAAGGCTCAGAAGTCTCAGAAGAAAGAGCCCAGCTTTTTTTCGATTTTCTGGAAAAAGCTGCCAATCATTTAAAAATTGCAGACGAAATAAATCCTGACGACGCTGAAACATGTGCCCGAACGATCAGGGTTTATATGGGTTTAGGCGTTGAGAGAGAAGTAACGGAAGGATACTTTATTGCAGCTAATAATATTCAAGAAGGGCATTTTATGGCGCATATGATGATGATCAATTATCTCACTCCAAAATGGCGTGGGTCGATTGAAGAAATGTATGATTTCGCAAACAATCAATTTGCTGAATCCAATAGTACCTTATTGATGACCTTGCCACTGTTTGCTATTATCGAAGAATGGCTTTACTATGGCATGACGGACGAAAAAGACAGTGAAGAACAGGTTTTCAAAAACGAAGACTTAAAAGAAACAATAAAAGTAATGTATAGTGATTACCGTGAAGAAGCAACAAACAGTCTGCTGATTCCTTATTTATACAACTATTTCGCTTTTGTTTTTCATATGTTTAAAGAGCCGGAGCTTGCAAGAGATGCGGCTTCAAAAATACAAGGCAAAATGACAGTATATCCGTGGGCGTATATCGGTCTCGACAAGAACAAGCAATTGCAAGAACTTTAA
- the gcvP gene encoding aminomethyl-transferring glycine dehydrogenase — translation MNLFEAQQNEFSRRHIGTTGAEASLLKTVGANNMEELISKTVPASIRNHEKMDIPDAMSEADLLKHLKDVSLNNKLFKNYIGQGYYDTITPSVILRNVFENPGWYTQYTPYQAEISQGRLESLLNFQTMVSDLTGLPIANASLLDEATAAAEAMNMLFHHVNRTDVINAPKFFVDNEVFPQTKDLLITRGTPMGIEIVFGDYKEASIDKTYFGALVQYPNNIGSVEDYRQFIQRVQAVGGFVAMATDLLALTLLTPPGELGADVAFGSAQRFGVPLGYGGPHAAFFTCKDEFKRSIPGRIIGVSIDAQNNRALRMALQTREQHIKREKATSNICTAQALLANMAAMYAVYHGPQGLINIATRIALLAQTVADSLKERGFALASDFFFDTIAVKVKDIATVKAKAEKQEINLRYVDGSTIVISLDETTNIDDLYDLINCFVNDVDPVNFAVEDEVVLQHIPVVLARTSAFLTHPNFNTHNSESQMMRYIKQLENKDLSLNTSMISLGSCTMKLNAATQMMPLSWAHWSKIHPFAPADQTKGYQQILDELAQYLNVITGFDACSLQPNSGAQGEYAGLLAIRDFHLANGHANRNIILIPISAHGTNPASAVMAGMKVVVVKALENGYIDVADFKAKAEQHSANLAGVMITYPSTYGIFEETVKEICEIVHQHGGQVYMDGANMNAQVGLTSPGLIGADVCHLNLHKTFAIPHGGGGPGMGPICVKAHLAPYLPGHINQGTKGAVSAAPYGSASILLISYSYIRLLGADGVKRATEYAILNANYMKARLDKDFDILYTDENGTCAHEFIVDLRPFKNTAGIEAEDVAKRLMDYGFHAPTMSFPVPGTIMIEPTESEDKAELDRFCDAMLSIRQEIRDIEEGKSDKADNPLKNAPHTQHVVTADEWNHAYTRQQAAFPLYYVTLNKFWPSVSRINNTYGDRNLICTCEPVSSYAEEEA, via the coding sequence ATGAATCTTTTTGAAGCGCAACAAAACGAATTTTCCCGTCGCCACATTGGTACCACCGGAGCTGAAGCAAGTCTGCTCAAAACCGTTGGAGCAAACAATATGGAAGAGCTCATCAGCAAAACAGTACCAGCCTCTATCCGCAACCATGAGAAAATGGATATCCCGGATGCAATGAGTGAAGCTGACCTGCTGAAGCACCTGAAAGATGTTTCACTCAACAACAAACTGTTTAAAAATTATATCGGTCAAGGGTATTACGATACCATCACTCCTTCTGTGATCTTACGTAACGTTTTTGAGAACCCGGGTTGGTACACACAATACACGCCTTACCAGGCTGAAATTTCACAAGGCCGCCTAGAAAGCTTGTTGAACTTCCAGACAATGGTGAGCGACCTTACCGGTTTGCCCATTGCAAATGCTTCCTTGCTTGATGAAGCAACTGCAGCAGCTGAGGCAATGAACATGCTGTTTCACCATGTAAACCGCACAGATGTTATCAATGCGCCTAAGTTTTTTGTAGATAACGAAGTGTTCCCGCAAACAAAAGATCTGTTGATCACACGTGGTACGCCCATGGGCATCGAGATCGTGTTTGGTGATTACAAAGAAGCGTCTATTGATAAAACATATTTCGGTGCGTTGGTTCAATACCCAAACAATATTGGTTCGGTAGAAGATTATCGCCAGTTTATTCAGCGGGTACAGGCTGTTGGTGGTTTTGTAGCAATGGCAACTGATCTGTTGGCATTAACGCTGTTGACTCCTCCGGGCGAACTGGGTGCAGATGTTGCGTTTGGTTCAGCTCAACGTTTTGGTGTTCCTCTTGGTTATGGTGGGCCTCATGCTGCGTTCTTTACTTGTAAAGATGAATTCAAACGTTCCATCCCCGGACGTATCATCGGCGTAAGTATTGATGCACAGAACAACCGTGCCTTACGCATGGCCTTACAAACACGTGAACAACACATCAAACGTGAAAAAGCAACTTCAAATATTTGTACTGCACAGGCATTGTTGGCTAACATGGCAGCGATGTATGCAGTGTATCATGGTCCGCAGGGCTTGATCAACATTGCAACACGTATAGCATTGCTTGCACAAACTGTTGCTGACAGTTTAAAAGAAAGAGGCTTTGCATTAGCAAGCGATTTCTTCTTCGATACCATTGCAGTAAAAGTAAAAGATATTGCAACTGTAAAAGCAAAAGCAGAAAAGCAGGAAATCAACCTGCGTTATGTTGATGGCAGTACAATTGTTATTTCATTGGATGAAACAACTAATATTGACGACCTGTATGACCTCATCAATTGTTTTGTAAATGATGTTGATCCTGTAAATTTTGCAGTGGAAGACGAAGTTGTTCTCCAACACATCCCTGTTGTATTGGCAAGAACAAGTGCGTTCCTCACACATCCTAACTTCAACACGCACAACAGCGAAAGCCAGATGATGCGTTATATCAAGCAACTGGAGAATAAAGATCTTTCGTTGAATACTTCCATGATCTCGTTGGGAAGTTGTACAATGAAGTTGAACGCTGCAACACAAATGATGCCGTTGAGCTGGGCACATTGGAGCAAGATCCACCCGTTTGCTCCTGCTGATCAAACAAAAGGTTACCAACAGATTCTTGATGAATTGGCACAGTACTTAAATGTGATCACCGGCTTTGACGCATGCAGTTTACAACCTAACAGTGGTGCACAAGGTGAATATGCAGGTTTACTTGCTATTCGTGATTTTCATTTAGCAAATGGTCATGCAAACCGCAATATCATTCTTATTCCTATTTCTGCACACGGCACAAATCCTGCAAGTGCAGTAATGGCGGGCATGAAAGTGGTGGTAGTGAAAGCGTTGGAAAATGGTTACATTGATGTGGCTGATTTTAAAGCAAAAGCTGAACAACATAGTGCAAATCTTGCAGGTGTAATGATCACTTACCCGAGCACCTACGGCATCTTTGAAGAAACAGTAAAAGAAATTTGTGAGATCGTTCATCAGCATGGTGGACAGGTTTACATGGATGGTGCAAATATGAATGCGCAGGTTGGTTTAACATCACCCGGATTGATTGGCGCAGATGTTTGTCATCTTAATCTGCATAAAACATTCGCTATTCCTCACGGTGGTGGCGGCCCCGGCATGGGACCCATTTGTGTGAAAGCACATCTCGCTCCTTATCTGCCCGGACATATAAACCAAGGCACTAAGGGTGCTGTTAGTGCTGCTCCTTATGGCTCTGCTTCTATATTGCTTATCAGTTATTCATACATACGTTTACTAGGTGCTGATGGTGTAAAACGTGCAACAGAGTATGCTATCCTCAATGCAAACTATATGAAGGCAAGACTGGATAAAGATTTTGATATTCTTTACACCGATGAGAATGGCACCTGTGCACATGAATTTATTGTTGATCTGCGTCCGTTTAAAAACACAGCCGGTATTGAAGCAGAAGATGTTGCCAAACGTTTGATGGATTATGGTTTCCATGCACCTACCATGAGTTTCCCTGTACCGGGTACCATCATGATCGAACCAACAGAAAGTGAGGACAAAGCCGAGTTGGATCGTTTTTGTGATGCAATGTTGAGTATTCGCCAGGAGATCCGTGACATTGAAGAAGGCAAGTCAGACAAAGCAGATAATCCGTTAAAGAATGCACCGCATACACAACATGTAGTTACGGCTGATGAATGGAATCATGCCTATACAAGACAGCAAGCTGCATTCCCATTGTATTATGTAACGCTGAATAAATTTTGGCCAAGTGTGAGCCGCATCAACAATACATATGGTGATCGTAATCTCATTTGTACCTGTGAGCCGGTGAGCAGTTATGCAGAAGAAGAAGCGTAA
- a CDS encoding SRPBCC family protein, whose translation MSSNQTNITKDFQERSIVVSREFNAPLPYVWRAFTESDLLDKWWGPSPWHVETKSQDFKPGGSWVYAMVGPEGQKHWARMDYISITHHKGFEIKDSFCDENGAINQELPVSTGSNTFTETAGGTKVAFKMIYPTEAALQTIVDMGFEQGISMCFDQLEELLKDK comes from the coding sequence ATGAGCAGCAATCAAACAAACATTACAAAAGATTTTCAGGAAAGATCAATTGTAGTATCAAGAGAATTTAACGCTCCGCTTCCATACGTATGGCGTGCTTTTACTGAAAGCGACTTACTTGACAAGTGGTGGGGGCCTTCACCCTGGCATGTTGAAACAAAATCGCAGGACTTTAAGCCGGGCGGATCATGGGTGTATGCGATGGTAGGTCCTGAAGGGCAGAAACATTGGGCACGTATGGATTATATTTCCATTACACATCATAAAGGATTTGAAATAAAAGATAGTTTTTGCGATGAAAACGGTGCAATCAATCAAGAGCTTCCTGTTTCTACCGGCAGCAACACATTTACTGAAACAGCAGGAGGCACCAAAGTAGCATTCAAAATGATCTACCCAACTGAAGCAGCGTTGCAAACAATTGTTGATATGGGCTTTGAACAGGGCATTTCAATGTGCTTTGATCAACTGGAAGAATTACTTAAGGATAAATAA
- a CDS encoding ArsR/SmtB family transcription factor: protein MRRDVFQAIADPTRRAIIVLIATQAMTPNALAECFDTSRQAISKHLRILTECQLVKQEQTGREIYYHFNPKKMKEVADFIEPFRQMWDTRFNQLDNLLSTIKPIKK from the coding sequence ATGAGAAGAGATGTATTTCAAGCGATTGCCGATCCAACAAGGCGGGCCATTATTGTTTTGATAGCCACCCAGGCAATGACGCCCAACGCACTTGCCGAATGTTTTGATACCAGCCGCCAGGCAATATCGAAACACTTACGCATTCTTACTGAATGCCAGTTGGTAAAGCAGGAACAAACAGGCCGTGAGATCTATTACCATTTCAACCCAAAAAAAATGAAAGAAGTGGCTGACTTTATTGAGCCTTTCAGGCAAATGTGGGACACAAGGTTTAATCAATTAGACAACTTATTATCAACTATAAAACCAATAAAAAAATGA
- a CDS encoding YkgJ family cysteine cluster protein, with amino-acid sequence MADELLENWEKKSAEHQKLYGQFLKRANKNKVLKQLPDLHEEAFEKIDCLQCANCCKNYSPRFKTPDIKRISKHLRMKESVFIETYLYLDSEGDYVVKSKPCPFLGADNYCGIYDVRPSDCERFPYTDEDVILKRPQLTLKNSTFCPITYYVLEKLIAEK; translated from the coding sequence ATGGCTGATGAATTACTAGAGAATTGGGAAAAAAAATCTGCTGAGCATCAAAAACTGTATGGCCAGTTTTTAAAACGTGCCAACAAGAATAAGGTGTTGAAGCAATTGCCCGATCTGCACGAAGAAGCGTTTGAAAAAATTGATTGCCTGCAATGTGCCAACTGTTGCAAAAATTATTCACCACGATTTAAAACGCCGGATATCAAACGAATCAGCAAACACCTGCGGATGAAAGAAAGTGTTTTTATCGAAACATATCTCTATCTCGATAGTGAGGGTGATTATGTTGTGAAAAGCAAGCCATGTCCTTTTCTCGGTGCTGATAATTATTGTGGTATTTATGATGTGCGTCCATCCGATTGTGAACGTTTCCCTTATACCGATGAAGATGTGATCTTGAAACGTCCGCAGCTAACGCTTAAGAACAGTACTTTTTGTCCGATCACGTATTATGTACTGGAAAAGTTAATTGCTGAAAAATAA